From the genome of Methanobrevibacter millerae, one region includes:
- a CDS encoding glycosyltransferase, translated as MYEISIIIPIFNVDNYLRRALNSILNQTMDLDDIEVIMVDDCSTDNSKNIIKEYADKYFNFIAIYHDVNSGGAARPRNTGLKKASGKYIMFLDPDDEYAEDMCETLFNKIEEKNVELVKCNHQMIGTNFSRLDYHYDKNIEELELDCSKDLPCDKVSVCNVIHNHQFLKNNNLYFEELPSGEDILFSITEFLNAKKMIYLNNYHGYKYHTNEETSHSMKSNEKNIESALCSFIKTKEVIESKNRPDILYHLFSKRSVPFFLRLLNYNGDKKKYLKKFYEFEKSLNVELNMEQTWLKILNKLIMKKQFTIASYYMNFLNMLRNSPILTLYRKSL; from the coding sequence ATGTATGAAATTTCAATAATAATCCCTATATTTAATGTAGATAACTATCTTAGAAGAGCTTTAAATTCAATATTGAATCAAACTATGGATTTAGATGATATTGAGGTAATAATGGTTGATGATTGTTCTACAGATAATTCAAAAAATATTATTAAAGAATATGCAGACAAATATTTCAATTTTATTGCAATCTACCATGATGTTAATTCAGGAGGTGCTGCAAGACCTAGAAATACTGGTCTTAAAAAAGCATCGGGCAAATACATAATGTTTTTAGACCCTGACGATGAATATGCAGAAGATATGTGTGAAACATTATTTAATAAAATTGAAGAAAAAAATGTTGAATTAGTTAAATGTAATCATCAAATGATAGGTACAAACTTCTCAAGATTAGATTATCATTATGATAAAAATATTGAAGAACTTGAACTAGACTGCAGTAAAGATCTTCCTTGTGATAAAGTCTCTGTATGTAATGTGATTCATAACCATCAATTTTTAAAAAACAATAATTTATATTTTGAAGAGCTCCCATCCGGTGAAGACATATTATTTTCAATTACTGAATTTTTAAATGCTAAAAAAATGATTTACTTAAATAATTATCATGGATATAAATATCATACTAATGAAGAAACTTCACATTCCATGAAGTCAAATGAAAAAAACATTGAATCTGCATTATGTTCTTTTATAAAAACAAAAGAAGTTATTGAAAGTAAAAATCGGCCGGATATTTTGTATCATTTATTTTCAAAAAGGTCAGTCCCATTCTTTTTGCGCTTATTGAATTATAATGGGGATAAAAAGAAATATTTAAAGAAATTTTATGAATTTGAAAAAAGTTTAAATGTTGAGTTGAATATGGAGCAAACATGGTTAAAAATATTAAATAAATTAATAATGAAAAAACAATTTACAATCGCAAGTTATTATATGAATTTTTTGAATATGTTGAGAAATAGCCCTATATTAACATTATATCGAAAATCATTATAG
- a CDS encoding glycosyltransferase family 2 protein, which translates to MYLISLIIPIYNAEEFLDNTINSVINQSIGFNNIELILVDDNSKDESKKIIEQYAEKYDNIIPYYSEINHGFPGFGRNIGLEKATADYIMFMDNDDEIDVDMCKKLYETMINEKADVVCCDRVIVDSLSEIKSNIDYVNGIENNDHIIIENDDILLFNNISVWNKIYKKQIIIENELKFKENTSADDFIFMIQYFLKSKKLIYLKNYFGYYWNIKSDSLSHVSSIGYVEEMLSANYIIINILKNENKLHLANDIFKDNIVYLLVQCSYLNVTNKEFIDLLKKIHEFEIEIDFKIKLDEKWANIINQFILDKKFKYAIISLKTLNTIRKITFIRKIKRNTN; encoded by the coding sequence ATGTATTTAATTTCATTAATTATTCCAATTTACAATGCAGAGGAATTTTTAGATAACACAATTAACTCAGTAATTAATCAAAGTATAGGATTTAATAATATTGAATTGATTTTAGTTGATGATAACTCAAAAGATGAATCTAAAAAAATTATTGAACAGTATGCTGAAAAATACGATAATATTATCCCATATTATTCTGAAATAAATCATGGTTTCCCAGGTTTCGGTAGAAATATTGGTTTAGAAAAAGCAACCGCCGATTATATAATGTTTATGGATAATGATGATGAAATTGATGTTGATATGTGTAAAAAATTATATGAAACCATGATTAATGAAAAAGCTGATGTAGTATGCTGTGACAGAGTCATTGTAGATTCATTAAGTGAGATAAAAAGCAATATTGATTATGTTAACGGAATTGAAAATAATGACCATATAATCATTGAAAATGATGACATTTTACTTTTTAACAATATTTCTGTATGGAATAAAATCTACAAAAAACAAATTATAATAGAAAATGAACTTAAATTCAAAGAAAACACATCAGCAGATGATTTTATTTTCATGATACAATACTTTTTAAAATCAAAAAAATTAATCTATTTAAAAAACTATTTTGGATATTATTGGAATATTAAATCAGATTCATTATCTCATGTTAGTTCAATAGGATATGTTGAAGAAATGTTATCTGCAAATTACATTATAATAAATATATTAAAAAATGAAAATAAACTTCATTTAGCAAATGACATTTTTAAAGACAATATTGTTTATCTATTAGTTCAATGTTCTTATCTTAATGTAACTAATAAAGAATTTATAGATCTCTTAAAAAAAATTCATGAGTTTGAAATAGAAATTGATTTCAAAATTAAATTAGATGAAAAATGGGCGAATATTATTAATCAATTTATATTGGATAAAAAATTTAAATATGCAATTATAAGTTTAAAAACATTGAATACAATTAGGAAAATAACATTCATTAGAAAAATTAAACGAAATACTAATTAA
- a CDS encoding galactitol-1-phosphate 5-dehydrogenase, with product MKTIEEIPKTMDVLNLYGIGDLRFEKKETYKLEKDNVLVKIKYCGICSSDIERVFVNGTYHFPTIPGHEMSGQIVAVNDEDEDLLGKKTAIFPLMPCFECDACKEGQYAQCSDYNYFGSRCDGGYSEYLLVPKWNLVLFDDSLDYKIAALCEPGAVAIHSVNIGNIKKGEKIAISGTGTIGMMIALVAQGKGATVTVIGRSSKSLEFSKELGLNTLLTNELEDKNFDKVFEVVGNNESINQSIGLTGNFGTVILVGNPKDDVYLDKQIYWKILRKQIILKGIWNSSYNTSVNDWKEILDLMVRGNISFESLISKEFSMNEYAEAFDYLRDANEKKLKVMFKNE from the coding sequence ATGAAAACAATTGAAGAGATTCCAAAAACTATGGATGTATTAAATTTATACGGAATTGGAGATTTGAGGTTTGAGAAAAAAGAAACATATAAACTTGAAAAAGATAATGTTTTAGTTAAAATTAAATATTGTGGAATATGTTCTAGTGACATTGAAAGGGTATTTGTAAATGGAACTTATCATTTTCCAACTATTCCTGGTCACGAAATGTCTGGTCAGATTGTAGCAGTGAACGATGAAGATGAAGATTTGTTAGGTAAAAAGACTGCAATATTTCCGTTAATGCCTTGTTTTGAATGTGATGCTTGTAAAGAAGGACAATATGCACAATGCTCTGATTACAATTATTTTGGGTCCAGATGTGATGGAGGATATTCAGAATATTTGCTTGTTCCAAAATGGAACTTGGTTTTATTTGATGATTCACTTGACTATAAAATTGCTGCACTTTGCGAACCTGGAGCAGTTGCAATACACTCCGTAAACATAGGGAACATTAAAAAAGGAGAAAAAATAGCTATCAGTGGAACTGGAACAATTGGAATGATGATAGCATTAGTTGCACAAGGTAAAGGAGCTACTGTTACTGTAATTGGAAGATCATCTAAAAGTTTAGAATTTTCAAAAGAATTAGGATTAAATACATTATTAACAAATGAACTTGAAGATAAAAACTTTGATAAAGTATTTGAAGTTGTTGGAAACAATGAATCAATAAATCAATCAATTGGATTAACAGGCAATTTTGGAACTGTTATTTTAGTTGGAAACCCAAAAGATGATGTTTATTTAGACAAACAAATATATTGGAAAATTTTAAGAAAACAAATTATTTTAAAAGGAATTTGGAATTCAAGTTATAATACTAGTGTTAATGATTGGAAAGAAATTTTAGATTTGATGGTTAGAGGAAATATCTCATTTGAATCCTTGATAAGTAAAGAGTTCTCTATGAATGAATATGCTGAAGCATTTGATTATTTAAGAGATGCTAATGAAAAAAAATTAAAGGTTATGTTTAAAAATGAATAA
- a CDS encoding ribulose-phosphate 3-epimerase → MNKKGKLSASMMCAGLDKLFYFLTEFKEVNLEYLHIDIMDGQFVPNFALGTDYVKSLRRITEIPFDYHFLVNNPLEKMSWFDIREGDQVSFHFENNDKIQECIDYLTRLGARKFIAINPKTNFHELDEYFPQIDGILVMHTPPGFAGKKLIPETIEKVGDLRKYLNEINLDLEIESDGNVSIEHAEKLYAQGSTIFVSGTSSLFMNSEKPIKEIIIEKRKVIGWK, encoded by the coding sequence ATGAATAAAAAAGGAAAACTTTCAGCATCAATGATGTGTGCTGGATTAGACAAATTATTTTACTTTTTAACAGAATTTAAAGAAGTGAACTTGGAATATTTACATATTGATATTATGGATGGTCAATTTGTTCCAAACTTTGCTTTAGGAACAGATTATGTAAAAAGCTTGAGAAGAATTACAGAAATCCCTTTTGATTACCATTTTTTAGTAAATAATCCATTAGAAAAAATGAGTTGGTTCGACATACGTGAAGGAGACCAAGTATCATTTCACTTTGAAAATAATGATAAAATTCAAGAGTGCATTGATTATTTAACAAGACTTGGTGCACGTAAATTTATTGCAATTAATCCTAAAACTAATTTTCATGAATTAGATGAATATTTCCCACAAATAGATGGTATTTTAGTTATGCACACCCCCCCAGGTTTCGCTGGAAAAAAATTAATTCCAGAAACAATAGAAAAAGTGGGTGATTTGAGAAAATATTTGAATGAAATTAATCTAGATTTAGAAATTGAATCTGATGGTAACGTATCTATAGAACATGCAGAAAAATTGTATGCTCAAGGATCAACAATTTTCGTCTCTGGAACTTCAAGTTTATTTATGAATTCAGAAAAACCAATTAAAGAAATAATTATTGAAAAACGGAAAGTTATTGGGTGGAAGTAA
- a CDS encoding IspD/TarI family cytidylyltransferase — protein MNYAVILAGGTGSRMKSIKVPKQYYEIEGTPIIIYTLKTFVEINCFDYIYIAIDDCYKDYVNSLLEKYFNKDVISKITLVKGGNERIDSIHNVIKLIELNEIYDNDIIVIHDSVRPFVTEKIILDNIEGAKEYGATVTSVPVNDTILLSTDGDYVDRIPIRKTLFNGQSPDSFNLKTFIELENKLTEEQKEIITGTSQVCTLNNYPIKMIEGDTINFKITTDADLELAEHIILKKGGL, from the coding sequence ATGAATTATGCAGTAATATTAGCGGGCGGTACTGGGAGCAGAATGAAGAGTATCAAAGTTCCAAAACAATATTATGAAATCGAAGGAACACCCATAATAATCTATACATTAAAAACTTTTGTGGAAATTAATTGCTTTGATTATATTTATATCGCCATAGATGATTGTTACAAAGATTATGTGAATTCATTACTTGAAAAATATTTTAATAAAGATGTTATATCTAAAATTACTCTTGTAAAAGGAGGAAATGAAAGAATCGATTCAATTCACAATGTTATTAAACTTATTGAGTTAAATGAAATTTATGATAATGATATTATTGTAATTCATGACAGTGTAAGACCATTTGTTACTGAAAAAATTATTTTAGATAATATTGAAGGGGCAAAAGAATATGGTGCAACTGTAACATCAGTACCTGTTAATGATACAATATTATTATCAACAGATGGAGATTATGTTGATAGAATTCCAATTAGAAAAACGTTATTTAATGGCCAATCCCCAGATAGCTTTAATCTAAAAACATTTATTGAACTTGAGAATAAATTAACTGAAGAACAAAAAGAAATTATTACTGGAACATCACAGGTTTGTACTTTAAATAATTATCCAATTAAAATGATTGAAGGAGATACTATAAACTTTAAAATAACAACTGATGCGGATTTAGAACTTGCTGAACACATAATACTAAAGAAAGGTGGATTATGA
- a CDS encoding flippase: MSWILVSQIIACICGFIWTVLIARYMSVSEYGILGFAISLTGIISFTMDWGISTHIVRHISTDHSSAPKYVGNAIPLKGIFSIGTIFLTLVILILMKSDEVTICVTLLFLIQRIVLSLNELIIGCFQAFEEGKYQGIRNTILNLLQLIFILIAIFSDLGIYGITFAYLLANVITCIYSYYVLVKHITKPKYEINKNFCKKITKVSIPFAVTGLLFSIYYSIDMIMLTHLVGNYETGVYNATYKLISVLTLFYSVYGSVIFPVMSRLYKNNEKLLIVSFEKSIKYLTLIMVPIAVGTVLYSLDIIRLIYGHKYDAASAPLSILIWTVCLLFINGPCNSLLNASHKEVSVTKIYLIAAAFNFTLNLIMIPYLTYTGAAITTVLSDLLILIIQFYVIYKSGQKPNKKLYYDIGKIIIGSTILAIALHLLNLNMWLALPVGIIIYFATLYLLKLFDKDDKYVIKEILGKN, from the coding sequence ATGAGTTGGATACTGGTTTCACAAATTATTGCATGTATTTGTGGATTTATTTGGACTGTTTTAATAGCCAGATACATGAGTGTTAGTGAATATGGTATTTTAGGCTTTGCTATTTCATTAACTGGAATAATAAGTTTTACAATGGATTGGGGGATTAGTACCCATATTGTTCGGCACATTTCAACAGATCATTCTTCCGCTCCTAAATATGTTGGCAATGCTATTCCATTAAAGGGTATTTTTAGTATTGGAACAATCTTTTTAACACTAGTTATTTTAATCTTAATGAAATCAGATGAAGTAACTATATGTGTAACATTGCTTTTTTTAATTCAAAGAATTGTTTTATCATTAAATGAATTAATAATCGGTTGTTTTCAAGCATTTGAAGAAGGAAAATATCAAGGAATTCGAAATACAATATTAAATCTATTACAATTAATTTTTATACTCATTGCTATATTCAGTGATTTGGGAATTTATGGAATTACATTCGCTTATCTTCTGGCTAATGTTATTACATGCATCTATTCATATTATGTTTTAGTAAAACATATTACCAAACCAAAATATGAAATAAATAAAAATTTTTGTAAAAAAATTACTAAAGTATCCATCCCTTTCGCAGTAACTGGACTTTTATTTTCAATTTATTACTCCATTGATATGATAATGTTAACGCATCTTGTTGGAAATTATGAAACTGGAGTTTATAATGCAACTTATAAGTTAATCTCAGTTTTAACATTATTTTACTCAGTTTATGGATCAGTTATTTTCCCTGTAATGAGTAGACTTTATAAAAATAATGAAAAGTTACTCATTGTTAGTTTTGAGAAATCTATCAAATATCTAACACTTATAATGGTCCCAATAGCTGTTGGAACCGTGCTCTACTCATTGGACATTATACGATTAATTTATGGTCATAAATACGATGCTGCTTCTGCACCATTATCTATTTTAATCTGGACGGTGTGTTTGTTATTTATTAATGGTCCTTGTAATAGTCTATTAAATGCATCACACAAAGAAGTAAGCGTTACAAAAATTTATCTTATTGCAGCGGCATTTAATTTTACTTTAAATCTCATCATGATTCCATATTTAACATATACCGGTGCAGCAATTACAACAGTATTAAGTGATTTATTAATCTTAATTATTCAATTCTATGTAATATATAAATCCGGTCAAAAGCCAAATAAAAAATTATATTATGATATTGGAAAAATAATAATAGGTTCAACAATACTAGCAATTGCACTCCACTTATTAAACTTAAATATGTGGCTAGCCCTACCAGTTGGAATAATTATTTACTTTGCAACTCTTTACTTATTAAAACTATTTGATAAGGATGATAAATATGTAATAAAAGAAATTTTAGGTAAAAATTAA